The following proteins are encoded in a genomic region of Phosphitispora fastidiosa:
- a CDS encoding zinc ribbon domain-containing protein → MSYNLDDQLRKRFVCSKCKSSGALVKRFAATGTGFSKMFDIQHNHFIAASCKNCGFTEIYNPEILEGKDGLGNLFDILFG, encoded by the coding sequence ATGAGTTACAATTTGGATGATCAATTAAGGAAGCGCTTTGTTTGCAGCAAGTGTAAATCATCCGGTGCTTTGGTTAAACGTTTTGCAGCAACAGGAACCGGGTTTTCCAAGATGTTTGACATTCAGCATAACCATTTTATTGCGGCTTCATGCAAAAATTGTGGATTTACCGAGATATACAACCCGGAGATTCTTGAAGGTAAGGATGGATTAGGAAATTTATTCGATATACTTTTTGGTTAG